TGTTCTCCTGATTCGGATCTGCAAACAATGCATACAAGCCCTCATCTGAAATATCAAAGCCCCGATTGATCCCAAGTACCACCAGAAAAACTGATATCAATAAACCAGCAAGCAAAATCAAATGGTCAACCTTGCTAGTGCCGATAATCGATTTCATGGAGGGGATCAAATGGAGAAATTTTGAATTAGGTAGTTAGACTAGGTACCCCAATTAATTCCCCTACTTGGCCCATGGAAAGACTTTGCATCCCAAACCTATCACGGAGAGATTGGAAATGCTCCAAGACTTCCAACAATTCCTTCATGGAGCTTTGGGGATCATTTCCAAAGTTATGGGGGTGCCACCACAGGTGATAGGATTCTCCATTTCGGGCAGCTGCTTCCATCTCCTGTTTGATCCGATTTAATCGGAGTCGATTCATAATTCCTAATCCTTTTGGGCTAAAAGGCCTCAATATTCGAGAGGCAGGAAGGATTAAGGGTTCGTTGGGATACGCTTTCAACTCTTCAAGAAAAAAGGTACTTCGCTCACCCACTTCAAAAAAACAGTCTGCTGATCGGATGATTTTTTTTCCCAAATCTTCATGCTGGGTTTCCTGCCAAAACCAATTTTTAGGATTTCCACGAACCACTTCATAGCCTTCCTCCAAACAAATTCCTAAATAGAGTTCATTGATATGGTTTCTGGGAAATACAAGTGATTTTAAGCGTGTTTCAAATTTATCTTCTGCGATTCGCTGGGTAGCTTGAATGTCCTGCCGAAACTGCTCAGGACTTTGGCCCCGCATCAAGGTATAGTAATGCGCATAGGTATGGGATCCAAGCTCTTGTCCTGGAGTGTCCACTATCTGGCGAATCAGATCTGGAGCAAAATGAACTTCAGGTTTGATTCCATGCTGTTTGGCCCATTCATAAGCAGACAAATTACGATTCCGATAGGAAGGCTTGTATTCAGGAGAGTAATACTTCCATTCCTCTTCATTTTCAGCAAACAGCATCCCAACCGTAGCCCAGGTTACGGCAATTTCATGCTTGGCAAAACTTTCCAGCATCTGAGGAATGACTTTTCGGGTATTGGAAAAATAATCAGGACGGTAGGTCGTACCCACCTTATCAAAAATCCCCCAAAGGAGTTCGAAGTCCAAGCTAATAATCAGAGTACTGTTTTTCACGGAGCAAAAAGCGTATGGATAAAAATAGGGGGATTTTTTGGTTTTAGAAATTGGGTTGGGTTTGGCTTAGCGTGATGTGCTGTCTTTTCGGACCCCATCGGGGTCAGATATGGATAGCCCAGCGTTTTAACGCTGGGTCAAATAGGTATGCGGAATAATGCGCGCTGGGCAAATAATTCCAGTTGAAAAGCAAGAGTCAATCCCAGTGAAATGGAAAAGATTGATTGTAATTTTTTTATTCAGTCCATTCTCAAGATTAACCCGTCAGAGAATCCTCTATTCCCTTCTTTCTATGGCACTTTTTTCTTGATAAAAAAGTACCCAAAAAATCAAGATTCAAAAATGCTCCTACCGCACACGGCCGGTCGCTGGCCCGCTTTTGAATCTTCCCCACGCGCCCAAATTATGAACGAAGGTGCTCAATTGTATTTATTTCTGAATTCTTTACCCCTCACCCCTAACACCAAAAACCGCCTGTCTTCTAGGGCCACATCCTTCACCCCCCCAATCACAATTGACTATAATTTTGATGATCGCTCTCTTTTTTGGGCACAACGTTACCCGATAGTTGATTCTAACAATGACCCCATCGGGGTCATATATAGGTAGCCCAGCGCTTTAACGCTGGGTTAAATAAATATGCGAAATGAAAAGCGCTGGGCTATTATTTCAATTTGGAAAACAAAACTCAATCCCAGCGCAATGGAAAAATTGGTTGATTATTAAATTTTATTCAAGTCATTCGTAAGATCAACCCGTCAAAGGAACTTCCATAGTTCCCTCTCTTTGGTACTTTTTTCTTGATAAAAAAGTACCCAAAAAATCAAGATTCAAAAATGCTCCTACCGCACATGGCCGGGCACTGGCCCGCTTTTGAATCTTCCCCACGCGCCTAAATAATCAACGAAGGTGATCAAAGTATTTAATTCTGAATTCTTCACTTCTCTAGCCTGCCTCCAAAAACCGTCTGTATTCTAGGGCCACATCCTTCACGATCTAAATCCACTTTCAAATTGAAAATAAATGTTCGCTTTTCAATTTTACCCCATCGGGGTCAGATATGGGTAGCCCAGCGTTTTAACGCTGGGAAAATGATGTGAAAAATATGGATATGCGCTGGGCTAATATTTCAATTTGGAAAACAAAACTCAATCCCAGCGCAATGGATAGGCATAGACAATTATCAATTTTTAAATTCATGGTTCAATGAATCCGGATTGCAAATCCGAGGATATTACCTCGAGATTGCAAATCTCGAGGAGCGAGATCTCGAGGAGCGAAGGAGCGAAAAAACAAACCCTAAATCACCTGACTCAAAAGCCAAAATCGCCTTACCGATCACTTCCTTTGATGAACTCCAAAAAAAATCCACATTTTTGCGAGGCCTAACCACAAATTCTCTTGGCAGAAAAACGAATTAAAGTACTTCATCTCATCAAAAGCCTTGGTCGAGGCGGCGCGGAAAAACTGATTCCAGAGACGGCCTTGGTCCATGATCAAGAAAAATTCGAATTTCATTGCCTTTACTTTTACCATCAGGAACAAAACATCGTCGATGAATTAATCGATGCCGACATTCAAGTTCACTTAATCCCTTCCAGTAACCTGGGTTTATTTTTCCAAGTCAAAAAAGTTCGGGAGTTTATTATTCAGCATCAGTTTGATTTGATTCACGCCCATTTGCCCTGGGCTGGTATCCTCGCTCGATTTGTCGGTAAAAATCTTCAAATCCCCATTGTCTACACCGAACATAACACTTGGGACCGATACAATAAGGTTTCCTACTGGGGCAACAGACTTACCTTTAAGCAGCAGGATGTGGCAATTGCCGTTTCCAACGAGGTTGCGTTATCCATGCAATTAAATGCCCCTTGGGATCCGTATCGAAAAGGGGGCAGGCTTAAAATAAAGGTGGTTCAAAATGGAGTCAATACAACGGCATTTACGAGATTAGAACAAAACTCAGATCAAGTAACCGCTCTGAAAAAGAAGCTTTCCATTCCAAAGAATGCTCCTGTGATAGGGAAAGTTGCTGTTTTCCGCTCGCAAAAAAGATTATGGCTTTGGGTTGAGCTAGCACTTCGAATTATAAAACAAAAACCGGAAACCCATTTTTTATTGGTTGGGGATGGGGAATGGAGAGGACGGATTGAAAAACAAATTCAGGAATCTGGATTTGGAGCTCATTTCCATTTGGTGGGAGTTCAAAAGGAAGTGATCCCCTATCTGAGTTGCATGGACATTTACCTGAGCACTTCCGAATTTGAGGGGCTACCCATTGCCATGCTGGAAGCCATGTCCTGTAAAATCCCCGTAGTTGCCACAAGAGCAGGTGGAATAGGCGAAGTAATCCAACATGGCATACAGGGATTTCTTTCAGAAGTGGATCAATGGGAGGAATTGGAGGAATACTGTGTTAAACTTTGCAATGATTTGGAATTGCATCAAAATTTAGGGAATGAGGCTCGGCAGCGGGTCATTCAGAATTTTTCCATGATTCGTATGGTTAGTGAATTGGAAGATATTTATCGAAGAGTGTTGAAGTAAAGGGAAGTTTTTTTAAAGGTTGTTTTGATTCGTAGTCCTTAATCCGAATTTCAAATCATTCCCAATTCGAGGTTCGCTCTTTGATTAATTTTCCCATAGGAATTGGTATATGGCCCAGCGTTTTAACGCTGGGTCACAGAAACATGGAAAATGATAAGGGCTGGGCTATTATTTCAATTTGGAAAACAAGACTCCATCCCAGCGCAATGGAAAGGAATAGACAATTATCAATTTTCACATTCAAGGCTCAATCCATCCGGATTACAAATCCGAGGATATTACCTCGAGATTGCAAATCTCGAGGAGCATATTTATTTCTTAATAACCCGTCAGAGGAACCACCTTCGTTTCCTTTCTCCAAACTTTTGAAGCCAAAAGTTTGCAAAAGCTTGTGGCCTGAATCCAGTCTTCAAACTGGTTGAATTCTTCAATCAAATCCTAGCCTTCCATCCAGTTTGATTTTTGGTGTCGGGTCTCGGCTAAATTCAGGCGGATCTCCCTCGAATTCTCGAGTGAGCTAACCTGAATACTTCACGCCTCTACCCTTCCTCCAAAAACCGCCTGTCTTCTAGGGCCACATTCTTTACGATTCAAATCTCAATTGACTATAATCTTGATGATCGCTCTGTTTTTTGGGCACAACATTACCCGATAATTGATTCTATCAATGACCCCATCGGGGTCGGATATGGGTAGCCCAGCGTTTTAACGCTGGGAAAATGATGCGCAAAATATGGTAAAGGCGCTGGGCTAATATTTCAATTTGAAATCCAAATCTCAATCCCAGCGCAATGGAAATGAATGGACAATTATCAATTTTCAAATTCAGGGTTCAATCAAACCAGATTACAAATCCGAGGATATTACCTCGAGATTGCAAATCTCGAGGAGCGAAAAGAGCGAAAAGAGCATAATCGCTCTGCTCAATCCACCACCCTCAACCAATATTCCGGAAACAAAAAAGGTCGGAGAATTCCCCGACCTACACGAATTGATTTTAAATTCTTAAACCTCTAAATCGCCGCTTCAGCGAGTTCTCGTTTTCTTCGCTCCTCCTCCACAATGCGATTGTAAATTTCAGCCCGCTTCTTAATTCGATTGGTTTTCTCCCAATCCATAAATGCCACAATCACAAAAAGCATAAAGTACATGATCTGGGATTTTTGCCGGATGATAATGCCCAAATTCGACATCACAAAGGTCATGGAAATGGAAATGGAAATGAACACCACCCCAGCCATTTTTACCATCGCCGGGGCGATCCGGATATAATCGATAAAGCTCTTTTTCAAAATCCGGCTAAACATATAGATATAGAGGGCATTTTCAATAGAAACTACAATTCCTAGTGCATTTGGGGAATCAATAAACAGTGGCCTAAACCAAAAAGTAAATAACTTCATAGGAAGGTTGTAGTTACTCATATCCACTGCTGATCCTGCCGACTGTAGCCGTTGAGCGTTTAATGAGGTCTCCTCCTCAAAACTTTGTATAACGTTATTAGGATCATATCCTAAAAAAACCAACAAATCCTCATACACATAAATACTCATTCCAATCGCAAACACCACCACTGCATACTTTTGGTAGAGAGGTACTTTTTCACGCCCCAAAACAAATCCTACCCCCATTCCAATCAAGACCGCGAATAGAATATGGGGTCGAATCATGTAACAAATAAAACTTCCTAGAAGAATGAGAAAAATTCGCTTTTGAGGCCAGGACAATCCATAAGTCAGAAATCCCAATCCCGCAAAAATATAGGCACCTTTTCCCAAAGATGCCGTCCAAAAATGCATATTCGGCAAAAACATAAAAATCGTAATTGCATCCCATCCCTCAAACTTGGGATTGAAACGCAAATTCTCCTTCATAAAACAATAAAAGTAGACAAAGCCCCAAAAACCCACCCAGGTGGAAAGGAACATCATCATATCATAATTGAAGCCCAACCATTTAGCAAATGGATAATTGATCCATTCAATAAATAAGGTTCCTGGCACAAAGGCATCAAACCAATTTTTGTAATGCTCATAACTTCGAAAATACATTATAGAATCAGACCTATTGACCTGGGCATAAGCCCAATAGACCAACCCAAAAAACATATGATACCAATACATTTGGTTTAATAGCCCTGCTTTCAACCATTTGTGTTCTTTTTGAAGGTTATTCAAAATCGGCTGAGAGACAAAAAAAAGCAGGATGACTAAGAGTACGGCGCCGAGCAAGGGGACTATTGGTTAGTGACAATCAAATATAAAAAAGACAGGTGAATGTTGTTCGAGGTTCGGAGTTCAAGGTTCAGGGTTGGTCGAACTAGGAAATTGTATTTTGTTAGGGGTTCGAGGTTCAGGATTTAGGGTTCGGAAATGGGCATAATGTCGAAATGGGAAACTGAGGAATTACTTGTGTGAGCAAATAGTGAAGGGGAAAAGCTTAGGTTTGATTGAGAAGAGACTTGTAAAACTGCTCGAATTGGAGGGAGACTTGAGGGAGGGAGTATTGGGTGCAAACGAGCTGATGGGCTTGGTCTAAGATTTTTTGTTTGACTTCTTTTTCCATTGAGAATACTTCCTGAATGGCTTTTATAAAGGCATGGGAATCGTTTGGGGGGATACACCAGCCGGTTTCTCCAGTTTTAAGAACTTCAGGAATACCTCCTACGCTATAGGAAATTACCGGAATTTTACAATGCATCGACTCTAAAATCACTGCTGGCAATCCTTCAATTTTGGAGGGTAAAACCAATGCTGCAGCCTGACTTAAAATAGGAAAAGGATTGGATTGGTTGGGTAGTATGTAAACTCGATCTTCAAGTCCAAAATCCTTAATTTTTGATTTCAGGCTATTTTCTAAGTACCCTTTCCCCATAAATACCAAATTCAGATTTGGCCAAAGGTTCTGATTTTTATAGAAAATAGTCAAAAGCCATTCTGGGTCTTTCTCAGGAACAAAGCCTCCCATAAATAGCAAAAAGTTTCGAGGTAAAACTAGATCGCAAGGTTGATTGCTTAAATGGTCAATTTTCGGAAAATCAATCCCTATCGGGATGGTTTGGGTTTTCTTTCTATAGCTATAAAAATGAATCAAATCTATTCGAGTAGTTTCTGCTACTGAAACTACTCCATGAGTTTGATTTAATAAAAAGCGATAATACTGTTTTTGCCAAAATGACTTAACAAATGGGCTCATCATATTCGCATTGCGATAGACCAATTGAAATTTAGTTTTTGCAATTTTTTTCACAAAAACACCATACCGAAGTGTTTCTGAAGCATTTGCTTGTACAATATCCGGCTGAAACGAATCGATAATACTTTTGAGTTTCCAAACCCCAATCCAATCCAGTTGGATCCCATCAGGTCTCTCCAAATGGTTGAATTCTCCAGAATAGTTCAAATCTTTTGTACCAGATAAAATACTAATTACCAAAACTTCATGGCCTTTATTTTTCAATTGTTCTGAAAGTTGAAGGCTAAAAATTTCGGCTCCTCTCCGTTGAGGGCGAGTAAGCAACTGGAGGATTTTCATAGTTGGGAATAGAAATTTAAAAATTCAAAAACCTTCTTTTTAAGGTTGAAGAAGGCTTTTGCTTTTTCGATATCCTTCCTACTCATTCTTAAATATTCCTCATAATTGTTGTAGACTGAATTCATCGCCTCAATAAAACCTGCATCGTCATTTGGATCAATTAAAATCAGAGAGGGAAATTCTTTTTTGAGTTCTTGTATTCCTCCTATTCCATAGGAAATTATAGGTATTCCTAGACATAAAGCCTCTGAAATCACAGCTGGCATCCCTTCGATTAAACTTGGTAAAAGCAAAACAGTTGGAATTGACACAATATGCCATGGAGCTGGTACTGCTCCCTGAACAGAAATCTGTGATTGGAGATTTTTTTCGCGCACCATTCTTTCAATTTCTTGCATCAAAGGACCATCACCAACAAGCTGAAGATGCCCTCCAACTCCTAAATTCAACGCTTTTTGAAAAATCTCTATTAGGCTAAAGTGATTTTTTTCAGGGGTAAATCCACCGATATGAAGCCAGGTTAACTTTTGATGGCCCACCAATTGAACCTCAGGTATATGAATGCCGATTGTAATTACTTGATGAGGAAGTTTTGGGTTAAAAGTGTTTTCGATATCAGATTTACTATACTTAGAAACCGAAACCAATCCATTCATTCTACTCAGGAAAAAAGAATTTAGCTGCTTTTGGAAGTCATTTCTGAGATAGTAACTCATGACCCCACCATTATTAAAAATCAATTTGGGTTTCTTGATAAAAAAAAAGGAAGCCAAGGCCAAAAACTTAAAGGTATCCCCTCCATTGGCTTGAATTATTTCTGCATCAAACGCCGAAACAATTTTTGCAAACTCTTTCCATTTCTTAGGATTCCAAACTGCCTTGGAGGACTTCAGACCTAGCGATTGAATTTCTCCTTCAAAGGGTAAATCAAATAAACCAGAGTATAGACAAACCAATTTTACCTCTAAACCCTGAGTGGTTAACTCCTGAGCAAGTTGCGAAGCAAAAATTTCCTGACCTCTTGCTTGTTGTTTATGGATTAAGAAAATAATCTTCATTTTCTGGTATAAAAATCAACAATCCAGCGATCCCCTAAAGCATTCATCGTATGGAGCCCCAAATTTCCTTGATTTTCATCCGGCTCAATTCGGTAGGACTCTTCTTCATGATAGGAACTTAGGGTGAGTTGTTTTACCTCCATGACCCGTATTCGATGCCCATATCTTTTTTCTGAATCCTGTGCAGGTCGAAATAGCTTTCCATCTTTTTGAAACAAACTACCTGCAGGTCTGGAACATCGCACATCAGATACGATAGGATTTTTTGGATGGGAAATCCATTTGGGAGTAAATATGGATTCGGTATAATATAAATACAGCTCATCAAATGGAGAACAACCAGGATGGGATTTTTGGTTAACAAAAAGCCAATACCCTTCCTCTGTTTTCCAAAGTGTAGGATCATATGCTTCTTCTTCGAAAATAAGTCCATATTTTTTCCAACTAAATGGAAAATCCCTTGCCTGATAGAGGAATAATTTCCCCGAATCTGCGGATTCTGGAATCATCCAATAGCCACCATCCTCTTTCCAAATAAAAGGATAGGAAAGGTGATAATCCTCTTCAATAACTGGAGTGAAATTTCCTTCTTCGTCAACAACAACGATATGTCCTTTCTTTTTTCTCTTATCAAACTGCTCTGCAAAAACCCAAACCTTATCCTCTTCCAAAATTGGAAATGGATCAGCTAAAAAGGACCTACTTCCTTTTTTTGGTTGAATCAGTTGAACTTCCGTAGTTAAAAGAACTTGATTTTTAAAAGACAAATTTGATGTCCAACCAATTTCCCAATGTGGGGTTTTAATTCGCTCTAATAACTTCCTTTTGAGATTTCGAGAGAAAAGATTGAGCCCTAATCCCAACATCGATCTGGTTTTAGGAGGCTTACGAATTGATGATGAAAAATTGGAAGTAGAAGATATATCCTTTCGCTTCCAATTATTCGACCCCAAAGAGTTTAAACTTTGGATCACTCTTGCAGGAAAACTAGCGGACATCCAAAATATTCGATTGGCATTTCGCTGAACTGAAAGAGGATCCGTTTGGGTGTGGGTTTGGTAAAGCATCTCTCCTTGGTCCAACTGTTCATTAATTCGCATCAAAACACAGCCTGTAGCTGGAATTTGGCACATTACTTCCCAGAAAGCTGGAGGCCCTCCTCGGTAAATACTTGGATCACCATGGTGAAAGGACCAAACTCCCAGCTTGGGGAGGTTAAGAATTTCACCCGAAAGAATACGAAATCCAAATCGAATAAGAATGTCAGAATTAAAAGTATCGATTCTTTTTAGATCATCCTCAGAAAAATTATCCCTGTATTTTTTTTGGATAGGATTAACGGAAAGAATGGGAACAGTTTCAGGGATAATTTGAGAAAGTGGAACTTGTTTAAATGCATCCAAGGAATTTTTAAAAAGTATTCGATCTAATTTTCTGTAGATCCTATATAACACGGGAGAATTTCCTCCTGAAGGCCTTGGCGAATCATTAACCACGAAAACAGATATTTCTACCTTCCCAGTGGACAAAAGCTTCCTGATCGTCTCAGCTTGCCAAGCTTGAATAATCAAGGAATCCAAAAGAAAGCCTATTCTGTACAAAATCAAAAATCAGTGAGATTGACTTAATTGATGATAAAGGCTCTTCAAAACATCTTCATATTGTTTTGCAATTTTTTCAATATCAAATCGCTCTTCGGAGATTCTGCGAGCCTGAGTCCCCAAATTCTGCATTGCCTCAGGGTGCTCTATGGACCAAATTATTTGTTTGGCTAATTCCTCAATATTCTGAACTCGAAAGACCAGGGCCGTTTTTTTATCCTCAATCGCCTCTAAATTCATGGGGATATCTGAAGCTATAATGGGAATTCCTGCCATCATGGCTTCAACCAAGGCACCGGAAAAGCCTTCATACCAGCTAGGAAAGAGGAAGCAGTGGAATGATGTCCGATGTCCAATATCTGAAGTCCGATGTGCATTCCAATTTGAGATGAGAAGTTCCATCGGGTTGGAGATTCTACCGGGTAGGAAAACTGCATTTTGGAGCTTGAGTTCTTGGATTAAGGTTTCCAATTGATTCCTATAGAGTCCCTCACCAAAGATGGTTAAGGTACAATCCGGATAGGTTTCATAGACTTTAGCAAAGGCCCGAATGGCATCTTGGAACCCTTTTCGTTCCAAAAGGCGGCCGTAGGAAATGAAGTTTCGGATTGGTTCGGACTCCCGAACAACAAAGCGATCTGCAATTTCCATTAGAGATTGCTTCGGTCGTTCCTCCCTCGCAATGACGTCATCCGTCACAGGGATCCCTACAGAGTCGGGATATGCAGTCTCTTCGGGATTCGTCACTGCGCCTGCCCGCTGTGGAGGGAGGCTGCTATCTGATATTTCAGATTTTATATCGAAGCTTTCAGCTGCCGAAGCAGTCTCAACTGGAGACGTCATTGCGAGGCTACTTTCCTTTAATTTTGAATTATCCTCTGGGCTTTTTGTAGCCGAAGCAATCTTTTCCTTTGGTTTCGAATTTTCTTCAAAAGATTGCTTCGCTGCGCTCGCAATGACGGGTCGTCCTCGATATACCACCGAAATCTTACCGCGCTCTATTCCCAAAGTCTTCACATGCGAATCGGCCAAGGCATGAGCATTAGCGATCCAATGACAAGGGATGCCTGCAGTCAAGCGGTCGACCCAATACACCACTTTGTATTTAAATCCCTTCTTATCTGTCCATGCCATAGGGGCATAACTGTCATTCACTAAGGTTCCCACCAAAGGAACTCCGGTAAAGAAGGATGCGATTCGAGTGATAATGTCGGCCCGCCATAGAGATGAAACCAATAAATCGGGCTTTTCCTTTCTTATCAGACTGATCAAGCGGCTTACTGCCAAGGTAAAATGATAACCCTCGGGGATATTTAAAAAAAAGAGCCGGATACCGGCTCGTTCGTAAGCTTCTCTGAGGTCATGCTTGGGATAGAAATACACAAATCCCACATCCAACTCCTCCGAAAACCGAGAAAGGATCTCTAAGTGACTTCGTTCAGCTCCTGCATTAACAAGGGCGTCTTGGGTGAAAAGGATTTTCAATTGTTCAGTAAATTCTGTTTTTCCTTAATCTGTCTAAAATTTGCCATTCTTTTTATCCCTTGTAACATTCCTAAAGAAAAGGCGGCTATTGAAAATCTTCTTTTAAGCGGTTGTATCACCTTAAGTACAGCCAATCCTTTATTCCCAAAAGAATCATTCAAATAAATCAGCTCCAAGCCTTTATAAACTTTTAACCACTTAAAAATCACACATTTCTCAGTATATCGTTCGGCATCATCCATAATTATCAAACACCCCACACTCAAGAATGAATAAATATGATCCAATCCTCCTTCCCTCCCATAATAATACTGCGGACCATCAATAAAAACCATATGTACTCCTTTCCCCGTAAAATTTTTACTTGCAAGTTTGTACTTGGCATGAATTCCGAATCGGCTAAAAACAAATCGTAGCTTACCCAATTTAAAATTTAGCTTGTGAGGATCGATCAAGTTTGTTACTGCTTTTGGCACTTTAAACCAATCTTTATTTTCTTCTATTGAAACAACTTCATAATTAGGATTAATCTTACCTAAAGAATAGTGAAAAACGATAGTTGAATATCCAGCCCCAACTTCTACCACCTTGAATACTTTACGCGATCGAGTTATTTGGAGGATAGCTTCTGCTACTTTCTTATCAATAGACCACCCCCCAGGTGCAGAATCCAAAACTAACAAGTCCTCATTAGAGGGATCTTTTAAATCAAAGGACAAGCCTTCATTAGAACAATTTGAGTTCAAATAATTTAGGACACTTTTCCTTACCCAATTCATTTTATAGCAAATTTTTTATGAAGCAAAATTGCATTTGAAGTAGGCAGAACAGAAAAGAAAAAAAATAACAAAAGAGATTTTATAGGATAATTCATCTTTTTAAGATATTGAAAAGCCTTCCCTTTATCTCCGCTGTATAGACTCAGCCACATTGCCTTATGATACCACCATCGTTTCCTGATAGAATTTTTCTTAATAAGTATTTTATATTTTTCATTAATAAAATCGTAAGCCTTTGCTTGATGATGGTATGATTTCCGGACAGACTCATGTGTCCCGATCAAACAATTAACTCCCGTAAATTCCACTCCTAGACCTTCATAGTGTTGTGAAATTCT
Above is a window of Algoriphagus sanaruensis DNA encoding:
- a CDS encoding glycosyltransferase: MAEKRIKVLHLIKSLGRGGAEKLIPETALVHDQEKFEFHCLYFYHQEQNIVDELIDADIQVHLIPSSNLGLFFQVKKVREFIIQHQFDLIHAHLPWAGILARFVGKNLQIPIVYTEHNTWDRYNKVSYWGNRLTFKQQDVAIAVSNEVALSMQLNAPWDPYRKGGRLKIKVVQNGVNTTAFTRLEQNSDQVTALKKKLSIPKNAPVIGKVAVFRSQKRLWLWVELALRIIKQKPETHFLLVGDGEWRGRIEKQIQESGFGAHFHLVGVQKEVIPYLSCMDIYLSTSEFEGLPIAMLEAMSCKIPVVATRAGGIGEVIQHGIQGFLSEVDQWEELEEYCVKLCNDLELHQNLGNEARQRVIQNFSMIRMVSELEDIYRRVLK
- a CDS encoding formyltransferase family protein, with translation MILYRIGFLLDSLIIQAWQAETIRKLLSTGKVEISVFVVNDSPRPSGGNSPVLYRIYRKLDRILFKNSLDAFKQVPLSQIIPETVPILSVNPIQKKYRDNFSEDDLKRIDTFNSDILIRFGFRILSGEILNLPKLGVWSFHHGDPSIYRGGPPAFWEVMCQIPATGCVLMRINEQLDQGEMLYQTHTQTDPLSVQRNANRIFWMSASFPARVIQSLNSLGSNNWKRKDISSTSNFSSSIRKPPKTRSMLGLGLNLFSRNLKRKLLERIKTPHWEIGWTSNLSFKNQVLLTTEVQLIQPKKGSRSFLADPFPILEEDKVWVFAEQFDKRKKKGHIVVVDEEGNFTPVIEEDYHLSYPFIWKEDGGYWMIPESADSGKLFLYQARDFPFSWKKYGLIFEEEAYDPTLWKTEEGYWLFVNQKSHPGCSPFDELYLYYTESIFTPKWISHPKNPIVSDVRCSRPAGSLFQKDGKLFRPAQDSEKRYGHRIRVMEVKQLTLSSYHEEESYRIEPDENQGNLGLHTMNALGDRWIVDFYTRK
- a CDS encoding glycosyltransferase → MKIIFLIHKQQARGQEIFASQLAQELTTQGLEVKLVCLYSGLFDLPFEGEIQSLGLKSSKAVWNPKKWKEFAKIVSAFDAEIIQANGGDTFKFLALASFFFIKKPKLIFNNGGVMSYYLRNDFQKQLNSFFLSRMNGLVSVSKYSKSDIENTFNPKLPHQVITIGIHIPEVQLVGHQKLTWLHIGGFTPEKNHFSLIEIFQKALNLGVGGHLQLVGDGPLMQEIERMVREKNLQSQISVQGAVPAPWHIVSIPTVLLLPSLIEGMPAVISEALCLGIPIISYGIGGIQELKKEFPSLILIDPNDDAGFIEAMNSVYNNYEEYLRMSRKDIEKAKAFFNLKKKVFEFLNFYSQL
- a CDS encoding glycosyltransferase is translated as MKILFTQDALVNAGAERSHLEILSRFSEELDVGFVYFYPKHDLREAYERAGIRLFFLNIPEGYHFTLAVSRLISLIRKEKPDLLVSSLWRADIITRIASFFTGVPLVGTLVNDSYAPMAWTDKKGFKYKVVYWVDRLTAGIPCHWIANAHALADSHVKTLGIERGKISVVYRGRPVIASAAKQSFEENSKPKEKIASATKSPEDNSKLKESSLAMTSPVETASAAESFDIKSEISDSSLPPQRAGAVTNPEETAYPDSVGIPVTDDVIAREERPKQSLMEIADRFVVRESEPIRNFISYGRLLERKGFQDAIRAFAKVYETYPDCTLTIFGEGLYRNQLETLIQELKLQNAVFLPGRISNPMELLISNWNAHRTSDIGHRTSFHCFLFPSWYEGFSGALVEAMMAGIPIIASDIPMNLEAIEDKKTALVFRVQNIEELAKQIIWSIEHPEAMQNLGTQARRISEERFDIEKIAKQYEDVLKSLYHQLSQSH
- a CDS encoding class I SAM-dependent methyltransferase; this translates as MNWVRKSVLNYLNSNCSNEGLSFDLKDPSNEDLLVLDSAPGGWSIDKKVAEAILQITRSRKVFKVVEVGAGYSTIVFHYSLGKINPNYEVVSIEENKDWFKVPKAVTNLIDPHKLNFKLGKLRFVFSRFGIHAKYKLASKNFTGKGVHMVFIDGPQYYYGREGGLDHIYSFLSVGCLIIMDDAERYTEKCVIFKWLKVYKGLELIYLNDSFGNKGLAVLKVIQPLKRRFSIAAFSLGMLQGIKRMANFRQIKEKQNLLNN
- a CDS encoding polysaccharide deacetylase family protein, whose protein sequence is MKNSTLIISLDFELLWGIFDKVGTTYRPDYFSNTRKVIPQMLESFAKHEIAVTWATVGMLFAENEEEWKYYSPEYKPSYRNRNLSAYEWAKQHGIKPEVHFAPDLIRQIVDTPGQELGSHTYAHYYTLMRGQSPEQFRQDIQATQRIAEDKFETRLKSLVFPRNHINELYLGICLEEGYEVVRGNPKNWFWQETQHEDLGKKIIRSADCFFEVGERSTFFLEELKAYPNEPLILPASRILRPFSPKGLGIMNRLRLNRIKQEMEAAARNGESYHLWWHPHNFGNDPQSSMKELLEVLEHFQSLRDRFGMQSLSMGQVGELIGVPSLTT
- a CDS encoding glycosyltransferase, producing MKILQLLTRPQRRGAEIFSLQLSEQLKNKGHEVLVISILSGTKDLNYSGEFNHLERPDGIQLDWIGVWKLKSIIDSFQPDIVQANASETLRYGVFVKKIAKTKFQLVYRNANMMSPFVKSFWQKQYYRFLLNQTHGVVSVAETTRIDLIHFYSYRKKTQTIPIGIDFPKIDHLSNQPCDLVLPRNFLLFMGGFVPEKDPEWLLTIFYKNQNLWPNLNLVFMGKGYLENSLKSKIKDFGLEDRVYILPNQSNPFPILSQAAALVLPSKIEGLPAVILESMHCKIPVISYSVGGIPEVLKTGETGWCIPPNDSHAFIKAIQEVFSMEKEVKQKILDQAHQLVCTQYSLPQVSLQFEQFYKSLLNQT